In Paenibacillus dendritiformis, the DNA window CGGATCCGGTCCATCGCCTGGATGAGCTGCTCCCGCTTCGGCTGCTGTTCGAAGTCGAACAGATCGAGCTGAATCGCCGCCTCCTCCTTGGCCACCATATTCTGCCCCGTAATTCCGAGGAGCCGTATCGGCTGATCCTGCCGCCAATGCTGCTCATAGAGGCGCCAGGCTTCGTCGAGCAGTCGGGCCGCATCGTCCGTCGGCGACTCCAGGGTCGCCGATCGCGTAATCGTCTTCATCTCCGGCGTGCGGATCGTAATCTGAACCGTCTGGGCCATCAGCCGCTGCCTGCGCATGCGGCGGGCGACCTGATCGGCCAGATTAAGCAGCACGCGGCGGACATCCTCCTTCGCGGTGACATCCTTCGGCAATGTCGTCGTATGTCCGACGGACTTGTTCGGCTCCCGTTCCGGGCGGACCGGCCCTTCATCCAGCCCGTTCGCCGCACGCTTCATCCAGTGGCCCTGAACGCCGAACAGCGAGACGAGGCGGGCTTCATCCGCCTGGGCCAGTTCGCCGATCGTGCGGATCCCAGAACGCGACAGCTTCGCGGCGGTCTTGTGTCCAATGCCGAACAGTTCGCCGCACGGCCTGTGCCAGAGCAGCCTCGGCACATCCCGAATGCGAAGCACCGTAATGCCGTTCGGCTTCTTCATATCCGAAGCCATCTTCGCCAACAGCTTGTTCGGGGCAATCCCGATCGAGCAAGGCAGCGACAGCTCGCCGCGGATGCGGTGCTGCAGCTCGTTCGCGATATCCAGGGGCGTGCCGAATAACTTCGAGCCGCTGATATCCATATAGCATTCGTCAATGGAGACGACTTCAACCAAAGGGGTATAATCGCGTGCAATCGCAATAAATGCCTGTGAATAACGCCGGTACAGATAGAAATCCGGGCGGATCAGGACAAGTTGGGGACAGAGCCGCAGCGCCTGCTTCACGAGCATGCCGGTCCGTACGCCTCTCTTCCGGGCCGCATAGGAGCAGGTGACAATAATTCCCTTGCGCAGCTCGATGCTCCCCGCGACCGCCGTCGGCTTGTCCCGGTACGTCTCCGGGTCCTCGGCTTCATGAACGGAGCAATAAAATGCGTTCATATCCACATGGAGGATGACACGGCCCTTCGGCGGATAATGCCGATCGACCCGGTCACGCGCCTCTTCCTTACCGCCCATTTCTCTCACCTTTCTTCCTTCATGGAAGTGTTCCACAAGAGAACAACTGTTCTAGTTCCATTTTACCGCTTTTTGGAGGCCAATACAACCGCAGCACTTTTCTCCCCCGCACAAATTACGGACTATACATCTTTCTTTCGAATGCTATAATAGGAAAATATAGTTTCGGAACGGTATCGTCCGTGCACTAAATGAAGGGGGTTTCAAGTATGTCGACATTCGTTTCCATTTTTGATACCACGCTGCGCGACGGCACTCAAGGCGAAGGAATCAGCCTGTCCGCGGATGATAAAATAAAAATCGCGCGCAAGCTGGACGCCTTCGGGGTGTCGTATATCGAAGGCGGGATTCCGGGCAGCAACGGCAAGGACATCGAGTTCTTCAAGCGGGTCAAGTCGTATTCCTGGCAAGCGAAGTTGACAGCCTTCGGCAGCACCCGCCGCAAAATGTCGCGGGCCGAGCAAGACGTAAGCCTGAACCGCATCATCGAAGCGGGGGTTCCCGCGGCGACACTCGTGGGCAAGTCGTGGGATTTCCACGTCCATACGGCGCTGGAGACGACGCTGGAGGAGAATCTGGCCATGATCTCGGACTCTGTCGCCTACTTGAAGCGGGCCCACATGGAAGTGATGCTCGATGCGGAGCATTTCTTCGACGGCTACAAGCATAATCCCGAATACGCGCTGGCCGTGCTTCGCGCCGCCGAGGAGGCGGGAGCCGACTGGGTCGTGATGTGCGACACGAACGGCGGAACGCTGCCGCACGAGATCGCGAGCATCGTCCGCGACGTCAAAAGCCATGTCAACATCAAGCTCGGCATCCATACGCATAATGACTGCGAGTTGGCCGTCGCCAACACGCTGGCTGCGGTGGAAGCGGGAGCGACCCAGGTCCAAGGCACGATGAACGGCTACGGCGAGCGGTGCGGCAATGCCAATCTGTGCTCCATCATCCCGAATCTTCAGTTGAAGTTGGGATACTCCTGCGTCTCCGCCGATCAGCTCAAGCAATTGACTTCAGTCGCACGGTATGTCAGCGAGATCGCCAATGTCAACATGCCGGTCAACCAGCCTTACGTCGGGAATGCCGCCTTTGCTCACAAGGGAGGGATCCACGTATCGGCGATTATGAAGGATTCCCGCACGTACGAGCATATCGAGCCCGGGGAGGTCGGCAACAAGCAGCGGGTGCTCGTCTCGGAGCTGGCCGGCCAGAGCAACGTCTTGTCCAAGGCGCAGCAGCTCGGTTATGAGCTGGATGCCAGCAATCCGACAACCCGCGCCATTATCGAGCGCATCAAAGAGCTGGAGCACCAGGGATACCAATTCGAAGGCGCGGACGCCTCGCTCGAATTGCTGCTTCGCCAGGCGACCGGAACGCACGAGGAGCCGTTCACCTTCGCCTCTTTCAAAATGATCGTCGAGAAGGCGGCCGATCGTTCAGTCAATTCGGAAGCGATCGTGAAGCTGAATGTCGGCGATGAGACGGTGTACATGGCCGCCGAAGGCAACGGGCCGGTGAATGCGCTCGACAACGCGCTGCGCAAAGCGCTCGTCCGCCATTACCCTTTTATTGAAGATATGCATCTCACCGATTATAAAGTACGCGTATTGGACGAGAATGATACGACAGCGGCCAAGGTGCGGGTCCTCATCGAGTCGACCGATTCTCAAAATACATGGAGCACGGTCGGCGTCTCCAGCAACGTGATAGAAGCGAGTTGGGAAGCTCTGCTAGACAGCATACGGTATGCGCTTATGGGCAAAGAAAAGGTGGCTCTCGTTTCCGAACGCCGGGAACCGCTGGGGCTCGTTAACCATTAATCTCTTCGCGGACAAGACGAAGGGGGAGGTCCCATTGCGGTACTCACTGCAATGGGACCCCCTTGATTCTTCACCCTCGACTCGCCGGAAGACTGGAAAAAATACACTTTTCCCCCATGACGTTTACTCCGTAACAGGAATTCCTGCCAAGCACAGGGGCATCATCGCCTTCAGGAGGCATCGATGCCTCCTGCGGCTTGAACATAGGAGGGAATTGCTGCTATTTTACAGTAATTTCGGCTCAATGAACCCACATCCGAGGAATTGCTGCAAATCTACATCATTTTAGGCCCTTTTGCTTCAAACCGAAGCGAAACGGGTGAAATTCCTGCAATTTTGCAGGATTCCCTTTCTGGTAAAAGTCGTCCATATCGAAATGCTGTATTTACGCAGGATTTCGCTTACCGAATAGGGTACCTGGAGAAATCGTGCGGTTTTGCGGATCTCCTATCAGATAGACATGTCTAGGGAAATCGTGCAGTTTTTCGGATTTGTCCTATCGGAAAGACGGGCCTGGGGAAATGGTGCAGTTTTAGCAGCCCGAATTTCAGCCTAATGCACAGGCCTCTTTTCCGTTACCCCCAGTGTCAGTCAATGAGCTTGTCGATGGCCTTTTCCAGGTCCTTCGGCGGGCGCAGTCCGATGAACAGCTCGCGAATGACTCCGTTTTTGTCAATCAAAATATTGGTCGGAAAGGCAATGCCGTTATACAGCTTGAAAGCCTCTCCCTTCTCGTCCCAGAGCACCGGGTTGACCATCCCGTACTGGTTCACGAACTCCTTCGCTTTTTCCTTCGTATCATCATTCGTCACATTAACCGACAGAAGTTCGAGCTTATCCTTATATTTCGCATACAGTTTGACAAGATCAGGCGCTTCTGCCTGACACGGCGTGCACCAGGAAGCCCAGAAATTCAAAAAGATCGGTTTATCCTGCTTGCCGCCCACCTTATATTTCGTTCCTTCGGCGGTCTCGAGCGTGAACGGAGGCGCCAGCTTCCCTACTTGGGGGCCTGTCTCTTCCGGCAGGGCGACTTCGACTTCGGCCGACCCTTGTCTCATTTCGGTCGAAGAG includes these proteins:
- a CDS encoding DNA polymerase IV, with amino-acid sequence MGGKEEARDRVDRHYPPKGRVILHVDMNAFYCSVHEAEDPETYRDKPTAVAGSIELRKGIIVTCSYAARKRGVRTGMLVKQALRLCPQLVLIRPDFYLYRRYSQAFIAIARDYTPLVEVVSIDECYMDISGSKLFGTPLDIANELQHRIRGELSLPCSIGIAPNKLLAKMASDMKKPNGITVLRIRDVPRLLWHRPCGELFGIGHKTAAKLSRSGIRTIGELAQADEARLVSLFGVQGHWMKRAANGLDEGPVRPEREPNKSVGHTTTLPKDVTAKEDVRRVLLNLADQVARRMRRQRLMAQTVQITIRTPEMKTITRSATLESPTDDAARLLDEAWRLYEQHWRQDQPIRLLGITGQNMVAKEEAAIQLDLFDFEQQPKREQLIQAMDRIRDKYGENALVTLGMLGDDPSALLRNHKVRGTSLQTDFLREGDGDNRAD
- the cimA gene encoding citramalate synthase, producing the protein MSTFVSIFDTTLRDGTQGEGISLSADDKIKIARKLDAFGVSYIEGGIPGSNGKDIEFFKRVKSYSWQAKLTAFGSTRRKMSRAEQDVSLNRIIEAGVPAATLVGKSWDFHVHTALETTLEENLAMISDSVAYLKRAHMEVMLDAEHFFDGYKHNPEYALAVLRAAEEAGADWVVMCDTNGGTLPHEIASIVRDVKSHVNIKLGIHTHNDCELAVANTLAAVEAGATQVQGTMNGYGERCGNANLCSIIPNLQLKLGYSCVSADQLKQLTSVARYVSEIANVNMPVNQPYVGNAAFAHKGGIHVSAIMKDSRTYEHIEPGEVGNKQRVLVSELAGQSNVLSKAQQLGYELDASNPTTRAIIERIKELEHQGYQFEGADASLELLLRQATGTHEEPFTFASFKMIVEKAADRSVNSEAIVKLNVGDETVYMAAEGNGPVNALDNALRKALVRHYPFIEDMHLTDYKVRVLDENDTTAAKVRVLIESTDSQNTWSTVGVSSNVIEASWEALLDSIRYALMGKEKVALVSERREPLGLVNH
- a CDS encoding TlpA family protein disulfide reductase, with the protein product MKKSAGVLIIGVLFILFGVWQNLSQSSVSSTEMRQGSAEVEVALPEETGPQVGKLAPPFTLETAEGTKYKVGGKQDKPIFLNFWASWCTPCQAEAPDLVKLYAKYKDKLELLSVNVTNDDTKEKAKEFVNQYGMVNPVLWDEKGEAFKLYNGIAFPTNILIDKNGVIRELFIGLRPPKDLEKAIDKLID